The following DNA comes from Erigeron canadensis isolate Cc75 chromosome 3, C_canadensis_v1, whole genome shotgun sequence.
tatataatctatatttatatttttaactgAATCTCCATAAAACAGTTTTCAATAAACAAGTTCTATCTATTAAGTATTCTTTAGCGTTTAAATAAATACTATTATTAAAATGATAACGTTCATTTGTGGTTTCTTTTCATATGTGGCTAGTTGCTTTTATATATGGGATTAGTACCTCACAACGTAGTAAAGTTGTAAACAACAACTTTTCATGAattgtcaaaattataattcaataaattgtatgtaatgaaattCAAATCTTATGCattgtgtatatataactatataagtatatgttggaaccatataagctgtcacttgtaaatttttaattgattgaatATATACAATGCATAGGATTTGAAAATTCATTGTATACAATgcacaaaattaaaatttgatacaCCCTACTATAATTcatgtaaaattgtttacattttgaaatattaatCCCTTTATATTTTATCTAGCTATCTGTatgtaaaacttttatataagaAAGGCATAAAAATGCAAAAGCATGTCTACCATAAATGTATGATGTGGCACAATTTAACACAATATTAAGCTCCAATGCATAAAATAACAACCAATGATGTAAAGGTAAAAGTAATCGTTGACCTAAGTAGCGGCTGATGGTGATCAATTGTTATTGTAAAAGTAACTTGTGTAAATGTGGTTGTGTAGCTTCTTTGAAGGTTAGTGAGggaaatatcatatatgttattaataatttcattaataataatataaatatttcagATGGAGAATTTAATAAAATAGGCAATTTGGGGTTACCAATTGTTGAGAAAAAATTAtggaatataaatatagattaaatATTCAATAACATCTCTCATTTTCCTACAAATCAACAATCAACAATACTGTATTTAGATCGGTGTAATAccgagaaagaaaaagatagggatatatataaaacaaacccGACGATCCAAATAATGACACCGATGACGGAGAGAATAAGAGCGACAAAGGCAAAAGGAAGACCCAACAAAAACCCTAATGGTCTGCATCTGCAGTCATCCTCATCTCCACCGCCACAACAAcacatgttttgttttttttttgctattatGGTTTTGAAGTGAATTTTTGTGTTGGAATGATGGctataaatgaaagaaaacagACAGAGGAGTTGACGGAAGACACAAGGGAGGAAAGAAGAAAatccaaagaaaataaataccCATCCATTTGACTGATCACAACACCTTAACCACTAACCCCACTCTTGCCCAATTGAAACTAATACTAAATTCGAAGTAGATGAGAGAgtaggttttttatttttgtataaattcatcttaataagtacataaataagGATTTTCTCGAACACaatgattaaaaatataattaaatatttttgttaagcttactataataaattaacagAATAATGATCAGTGCATCGTCTAGCCTATTATCTCTTAATtaataaatctaacaaaaatggTTAAGAAACGTGGAGAAACGCTTTGGAACCAACGGGATGGTAAGCTACAAACAATGAATACCTCCCTTTGGATTATACTAATAAGAGTCTACATCAAATTCGAACCCGAGATCtatttatattgtataattCTTTATAGTGTGGTCTCATACTCTCATTAAGCATTTACGATGGGAAAATGATACCACCATATCATTATGTAATTATGTTATCGTTATGTTATGTTATGAAATGGTAATAGactaatagataaataatatacaattatacatgtCAAAATTTAATGTTTATCAATTGGAAAATGTTCACTTgttattgaaaaatgaaaatttgtattcaaaatttcaaatgaTACTATGTATTGTATCTTAATAATAGCACATTGTTTACCAAATCAATTTGGGACAAGAGCAAGAATATATGTTACACAAAAGTtttgaacttataaaaatacatgatatctttttatttacttCAGTTcagacaatttttttttcttgagaaattttaaattctaaaatttaatttggacattaataaataatgtaCGTGGTAATGTAAACAAAATAAGTAAGCACCCAATCCCGTTTTTTACGGATTTTGGGTTTCAATAACTCAACGATGTATGAAAGagattaagatgtagacagtcttatctCTACCGCAACGATGTAGAGAGACTATTTACAGGGTTTATCTACGATAATATAGCCATAGGACATCCAGCATTAcaaaaaatgatgataaaaCTCTTAACGTTTATTTTCCGAGACAAGGGTGTTAACCACTTATCAACCTTATTGACTAAGTTAACTAATCTGCGTGGCAATGTATgaaaataccaaaataataaataaataaaaatcctaACGTGAATCTTGTTGACtaaattaactaatttaatttaattagttaataattgATGCTAGTCTGGTTGGTTAGTGGTTAACGTCCATAATTTGACTAATTAGTCCAAAATTTGGTTAGTAAAGTCACATGCATTaagcatttaaaaaatatatatagataatcaCATGCACTGTATTATTCCCATTCATATTACAATATTGTAAAGATCGACCGATACAGTTGATTTTTCCACATTAGCTCGTCTAATAGTGGACTATCGAGACGAGTTTGTCATATATAGATTACAAATCAGTCAACATCACAGACTCGGTTCAGCTTTGGTCATACTCGACGTATCGGTCAAGAATCAGCTAGATTTGGTCAAGAATCGTCTAATCGTATTGggtcaataaaagtcaaacttctttcttttaaaacttaaacattttatttgattttaataaAAAGGTTATTTGATGAATTATGTTAACATTTGTAGACAATTGTGTTTAAATCGAAGAATAATATTAATGTTTCTAGTCAATTACATTATCGCAATGTACCCAAACCCATCCATTACCATTACCAAATGGTTTAGTGACAAAGATTTATACTTGTTTATAATATGTATTCGAGTTTTACTTAAGCATATTTAGTGATGGTCACAAATTTTTTCTTCCAAATAAATTAGGGATCTATTTGACAATGACTTATTAGCGCAAATCTTGTTAAGATTCACACCTtaacaaaaaagttataattcggTACGTTTTGTCTAACAATTTAAAAACTAAGCCCATGTATATATGTCATTGACGTGTAGgagaaaattagaaaaaaatatttgaaagtttttaaatctttattttttatttttatttttttttaacttagaaaaaaaaaaaaaaaatccaatctGGAGATGTACTACGTCACAACTTTAAATTTGTTTGCcatttgttatttcttttaacgGCATATGTTTTGGCTGCTTAACGTTTAATCGTTTTTCAGAAACTTACAGCGCTTCTTAActtattaagttattattactaaacctttttctttcaaatttgttGGGTATGCCTACCaactgtttgataaaatgcccaaaagaagaaacatactGGTAATGGTTTGACAAGTTTATCCACAGGCATATAGCTGTACAAAATCACACAATATTCTCATTTTTAACCtcactttttgttttaatgtaTTAATTGAGGTACATTCACTTGAGATATTTATAGTAACAGGTCTAGAGACTAGAATTCGTGGTATTTTGGACCCAACTGACCCTTTAGGCAATGCTCAACTGTTATGTTAGAAACCGATTCGAAAGTATGACCATTTACTGGAGACATTCGGTTCTTACCAAGGAAAGCATTTGATCTTTTTTCTGGCAATGCCATCATGGAAAAAAAGGTACTTTCTGTATTTTCTTTCTAGCTTTTTAATCGCGGTTTCGCTGTTATTTGAtatatgttttaacttcaagaatgTTTAAAGTCGTTATCGTCAAAAAAGTTGCATAAACTTTCTTAGAAAATGCGGTTAAGTCAGTGAAcatatttttgtgttatattattttgtagtcCATATTTATACCTTCAGTCCCGACGTCAACTAGAAACACATGTGCACAAAACCGGCTCAACCGTTAATCATATACTTTTGCTTAAAACAATTTAGTTAAGAGcctttattaaacaaaaacattGTTCAGTGACTTGACAACAAGTTTTTAACATGTATGTGACTTATTTGATGGTTTCCTTTCCCTTCATGCTATTGAAGAAATCAAAGGAAAGTTGTAAGAGTTGATTAGCTTTGCCATCCGCTTCTGCATTAGCAATTTTTTCGTGGTCTTAAATCCTTGATGCCATCGTCGATAAATCCATGTTAGCAAAAAGAAAAGTTTGAATAGATATATGCAGTAGTACGTTGCCAACTTTTATTATCTACTTTtggcatatatatttttgagttCACTTATATGGATTTAGGAATTAGGATTGTTTCATAAAAGTGTTGTAGTAAGCATCAGGAAGAAATGACATATAGAAGAAGATAATGACATTGATATGACTAATTGATTTATTGTTACAATGATCCAAGCAAAAACAAATTCAACGAGCAGTTGTTTTACCAGTCATATGTTACTTGGCTAGATAGAAAGAGACGTATTGTCTTCATATTCTACCTAAAAAAAAATGCCTGGAGTTATGTTCCTGCTGTATTCTTAAACTACATACCATGCTTGAAGAACCAAAGATAGGAAGGtacgggaaaaaaaaagttcaacgCACAGACGTGCGGGGGTTAGGACATATTTGGATTTTTCTTGTGGTGTTGTGAATCTGGACCTCCTGGTGCTACTTGGTCTGTCCCACTTATTGATCTTCGGTAAACATGATTCATTTTAGAAAGATCATATcccaaattttgaaaaatctgTCTGCTGTCTAAATTTTTAAGACCACGATAACTTTCTGCTTCTGTTTTGCTTAAAAACATACAGGAAAGTAAAATGATAAACATTGAGATATGAAGGGAAGCTGATTTTGTCATGTCGATAGAACGAAAAATGAAAGGGATGACTCTAGTGTAAGTTTAAAAGAAGATATGGTAGATGGTGTATGGTGACTAACACATTATGAAACCTGAGCTTAAATACTTGTTCAAATGCAAGTAAGTATTAAAGAATTCAACTTTTTGTTCATAGAAAACGACGTACATTGACAGCGAGGTTGTTGATTATCCTCCTCATATTGGATTGACTAGGAGTGGAAAAGACAATAAAAACAAAGAGATTTTGGTGGATAAATAAACAAAGATAGAAAGGGAAAATCTGAAAGCTAAGTTATACACTCAATAGTTGAAAGGTTATTAATAGCTTATCCTATGATATTTTTCCACTATTACTTAAAGACTTTTAACTTATATGCCAGTCTTGATTTTTCTTAGTTTTAGTTTCTTAGTAGTTCATTTTCTTTTGAATGAAATATTACAAACATAATTGTTTGTAAATGATGTATAGAGACATTCATTTGACAAGCAAATTAAGGATACATGTGATTAATAGAGTGTCTTCATTGTCGAGTAATCTTACTGTATTGTTGGTCATCCTAGAGTTCCTATTTTATGAGATCCCATTGCTTGATAACAACAAATACAAACTTATATGGTCTCCTTTTGATAACTTTCAGTTATGGTGCTGAAGCCATTTACTCAATCTCTTAATATTGCCAATATATATGGAGATTAGTTGTCTTGTAGTCTTCATTTGCAATCAATAGTGGAAAGTTTAAGAACACAAACAAAAACGAACAGAGCAAATGGGCAAAGTTGGCTTTAGAAGATAAGACAACAAGATACATTCATTTGCCATcctatttattgtttattattttatttatgttttgatgaTTGGTATATCTTTTTGATCTCGGTTTGCCACAGAAATTAATTATGCCCTCCTGACTGTTAAAGATTGCCTTTTGACATCATAGAGGATATTTCACTTTAATACAGATTAGAATTCCATAATTGTATAACAAATTCTTAGTGGTTAGGTGCTCTTCCTAGTAGAATGTACTAAATCTTTGTCGACCCCCTTTTTAAGATTGagaatatttgataaaatatgaTTGGGAGGCTGGGCTAGATTAAATTGTGATGGAGATATGGAGTGGATATGACGACAGAATAgttaaattcatttttattaaCCATCATGGAACTTTGACAGTCTATCATCCATCAGTTGTTGGCTTCAGAAAGGAAATATTTTGGTGATGTACTATGGAAATAATGGCCTTTAGACACAGTGCTTAATCATATAggatgaataatgatcaaaataGATATTTTAGTACTTGAATGAATTTGGAAAATTGTATGTTTCTAATTTAATCCAGCTAGGAGAGTAACATGCAGAAAGCTTGATTTTCACTTTTGAAATAGCTTTAATTTTAGCTTACTGCATAATATGAATAACTGTTTAAATTCATAATGTGCATTCAATATATTACATTACATCCTCGGTACCCTATGCTTATTTAACGGTTTGACTTCTTTCATATCTGAGTATTCGTTTTAAACTAGTCAGTAGTAATTATTGAGTAAtattattgcttttttttttctcaaaaaaacaACCCAAGATTGTTAGCCCGACAACGAAAATCAACTAACAATCAAGAATAGCAGTCTAAAGGAGAAATTTAGAGACTCTATccttttgtttaattaatgCAAATTCTTTTGGAATTTGTCTTTTTTACGGAAAAAAGGCAATCTTCACAAATAATGGCCTTTTGGAATTTGCTTTTTTTTGTccttttgtttaattaatgCAAATTCTTTTGGAAGCTAtcattaatgtttattttattaagaaaaaaggCAATCTTCACAAATGTCCAAAAATTGGCATAATCTATTGGCCGTACAATATCCACTTAAATGTGTCCCTAATTTTCTTATGTCATTTAACACAACCAATCTATGACCGCTGTCCTAAATTCCTGATATGTGAAAAAACAGCTTATTCTTCATGAAAAGAAATGGTTGAAAATGAGTTTAAtgtgttttttcttctttatttccAGTTATTCATGAGATATTTTCAGCAGTTTTAAGCTTGTTTTAGTTCTGACTAGGAGGATATGAGCTACCATTAGGCTGAACTTAAGTTATGTGGTAATATATTTGACATCTGAAACATAAAGTTATGGAATTCTTATCTATTGACCTTTCAATCAGctacaaaataaaattataatgaaAGGGCGTTTGGACTAGCAGTATTAAGTCACCTATCTTAGGTGTCCCTTATCCAAGTGGTTGAGGATTCTGGCACTTGGAACAAAGGTGTACGATTTAGAGGGTGTATGAGTTCACTATTTAGatatattaaaacattatatttggAGCTTAAGTTTTCTTTAGCGAATTGATGTAGTTAAATTCTATTTGATTTTTTCTACCTTGATAGTATCATGAAAATCCACCTTTAACTTTCATGATGTTTGTTGCTCTTTTTAAATAGGCACTACCTTGTATGTTTTCAGACATGAGTGCCATTGTTTTGTGTATCATATTGCCCCTAGTAGTTACAAGATTTTCTATATTGAACTTTGTGGACTTCACTTTCAAGAGTCGAAATCTTTGATTGGTTGGACGGAAGGTTAGATGATAGTCTGGATGAAGACAACATAATGAATGAAACCTCGTATGTCATGGAAATCAAAGTTCAAAGAGCCAATCTTTGACAGTCCttttattcatcttttcttaaagAACAATGTGTAAATGCTGTCTTCTTATCTTTTAGATATCATATGTTGAAGTAAAAGCCATTGTTCTAAAGGGTAACAATAATGATTGGTACGGTTAATAATTAACAGATCTGAAGAATCGTATTGAGTGGACAAATGACAAATCCACCTTCTCTTAGAACTTAACTCgtaagaaaatgattaaatttAGATGCAGTATGTGTTTGATTCTTCTGAAGATTAGCTTGCATATaggtttaatgaataaaaataacatttaataaagtagtttaatgcattttttagaaatatattaattttttcttcCTTTATTCATATTTCAAATTGCCGATTAGTTTTCTTATGATActtgaataataatatcatcttttttttcttcttcttgtatACTGCGGTTCCAGGTCTGGAAGAGACTAAAGAATACCTGATCGTCAAGTAATTAAGGTAAGTCTTAGCTCCTTGAATATACTGAATACCCTACTTATGATGTGCATCATTTATAACTTAGTAAACCAAATCTTCCTGTACCATATGATTTGTTTAACGTAGTTGCAGATCCTCAATTGATTATCAATTATAGTAGCACTATGTAAATCCAAGGAAATATGTCCGAGTTAACTTAGTGTCACGAAGGGGTCTTTTGCATGGCAGTATTGGGCGTGACTTATCATTCAAGATGTTGTGGGTTCTAGTATCATTTGAGACAATTGATGTAGATAATAGGTGGTTAGGACTTCGGAGTGTAAgtcttttctttcaaaaaataactaaaaataacttgGCGTCCTTAATTATTGATGAAATGTTGATTCAGACTAGTTgtgtttttgtaaaaaaattagtattaaataaaataatttccttaTCTAATTCTCGTTAGTTGACCcctcttattttgtttttttccaaCCATAGTGTCCATTGAAAAAGTTAATAGACTTTAGTTTATAGTCCCTGCTGTATCCACTTTAGAATCGCCAAACTTTCTGATGTCATTttcataaaaaactttttaGTATATGTGACATAGGATCGATAAGCACTTCTCACAAGCACCCAATTTTACGTGCATGAGCATGCACTTATGGAAAAGCACTGTTCTATTGGGGTTGTACTCATTTTTCTTATAGTTCTGTTTTAAGTTAATCATTGTATCAACTAAAATGAAAATACAACACCGAACCAATTCAGACTTGTAGTTTGTTTGCAAAACAGTAATTAGTTGTCTAAAAGTGTTCATTCATGATATAAGTGTTCGTTTTTCATATTCTCAAGTATGTTAATTGTTGTTTAGGTCATATTTTTAGGGCAATTGTAACATGATGTTATCATCACCTAGCTTTCTTCATCATTTTGGCTATCAAAAATGAACCATTGGTAATAATCGAATTTTATCGACAATGTATTGCTTATTGTTCAGTTTCTTGCTATATGTGTCTGTTTATCATTTTAGATGGAATTTATATCTCGAGGTTTTAAAcaattatagattatagatgaAAGGCACTGAGCCCTTCAATTCAAgaaaaaatcatcattttgatttaGTATCCACGGCACTTCATTACTATGAAAATGCTATTGTTCGTGTTATTGATCTTTATAGAAAACTTAATGACAAATGTCTTAGAACTTTTGTTACATTTGAAGTTTAGCTATATGTGCTGCAGTATAAATGTATACTGAGAGTTAAACAGAAGTCGAATCGTTAATCATTTCAATTATATTTGCACCAAAATATTTCCCATAGTAAAATGAGGGTACATAAAACTTCCCCATAGTAATATAAGGGTACACAAAACTTTCTTCAGGGAGTGAGATGCCTGGTAGTGCACCAAACTCTCTTCAGCTTCGTGGACTCTGTCTGCTAGTGATGCTGACCATCTGGTCCCCCGGGGGATACTCTAGCCGTGTCAATCATTTTCCTCCTATTATAGTTCTCCAGTTTTGACAACTCTAAAACTAAATCATTCAGAAACTGGCTGCTATTCAGCCCTCTCTCCATACCCCTAACTCCGCGATAACTAGTTGTTCTTAGACCACTTACATTTGCAAATAAAAGTAGTAGAATGCACATTGAAATAAGCTTAGAAGCTGAAGTAGCCATTTTAGCTGAACTGTTAGTTAATGAGTATAAATTCTTAAGCTTATTGAATGAGTGTTGTATAAATGAAGTTGAATATATAGTGCATCAACTCTAGGATGatgtaaagaaaataaattgtttTATAGTAAACACACAAATGAAAACCTCATATGCCAAATAGATATATGATTTTTGGGTGGGTATGTATAGAGTGACTAATCCAGCATTGTTCCTAGtcaatatatttgtttaaagtCTTCCCCTTTCCTGCATACTTTTGGATTATCATTCTTGATTACATACCAATGCCTTGTTGAGTTAGTCATCTATTATAACTATTGAGATCATATTTATATTAGCTTCACAAATGATCTTTAACATTGATCATACCATACTTTGACTCTTAGAAATCACTACAATGTTCGAGTTGCAGAGGAATAAGTGTAGCTACTGTTATTAGAGGACAATACAAGTACAAAACTGTATTGTTAAATATTCTTAACAAAATCCAAGCAAAGGTGTCGTCAGAAGGTACTAATTTGACTACAGAAGTCTAAGTTTAAGGTAAATTTTCTATccctttttgtttttaataaaattatgcaAATTGATGTGTATTTGTATTAGCAAAAGATTTGAGATATCAATATACTAGAGCACTTGGATTCTTTTTGTGCGAAAGGTCAAGGCACTTATATTCTAAGTTTAGAAGCTGAAGTATAGATTTGTGAGTTTAAGTTCTAAAGCTTATTCAACGAGTGTTATATAGCTGATCGAGCTGAATCTGTATTATACTATTATGAGATTCAAAATGTTACTCCAGTGTATTTTCTAAGTTAGAAATGTAGCTATTACGCGACTTGTAATTACCAGTTTATCATTCAATAATGGTCTATTTTACCCTTGTGAGGAATGCATTCTTCAAACTTAACTTTGTAAAGAGAAATATAGATCAAGGGTATTTTAAAGAATTCCAAAAGTAATAAACACATGGAAAAAACAATATCTTCCATTGTGTGTCTTCATTGCTTCTCCAGTGACATTGTCTCAAAGTTGTCTATCTAGTCATATTGGAGCACTTTAGCATATATCACATGATAAATCTTTGCATAGATCATAATCTAaagtaaactttgtattctaGTACCAAAAGAAGCCATCTTTCCGTCCCTCTTTTGATGAATCTAGTTGCCACATGCATACCAAAGCGTCAAATGTCACTTGACCTTGCCTTTTCCAAGAGTATCATTTTACAAAAGATTCAAAGCGTGTCGTTTAGCTGTTTCTCTCATCCAATTTGATTGCCCAATTCacaatttttttctaatttctttGGGTATTTGCAGATCGCTGATGGGATGCATTCGTGTACCAAAAGCACTAGAGGACACTGCCGACAACATTTTCAAAGTAAGTTGAATACAGTAATTGGATAGGGAAACTGGAAGCCTAATCATAGTTTATCTTCATAAAAAAGTTTACTACTTTTTTGTACGTTCAACGGTCAACATAGTATTAACAAGAATATTTTCTTGTCTTAGattactttatatatgaaatcCATTGTAAACATGTGATCTTATGTGGAAAGAAAAAGTGGAGTTCAAATTGGATTTTCCTATTCCAATATACTAATTTTTTCAACACTTCAATTTTCAAGAATCTAAGATATGGTAAAGTTAATGAGCTGGTAATTTTCATATTTACTCtagttaatataaattttaaatcttcaaGAAGTGgattatttataaaatctttaagAAATGGATTAagttattaatgatatataggGTGAGAAAAACCCATACATAAATAACCGGTTACaacatgtgtgtgtgtgcaaaTATGAAGTATAtgatgtatataaaataaaatgaaaaagatatataagttCCAAACAAGGAAGGTGGTATACTAAATATGAAGTATAAACATGTCATGAATCCATATGAAGAATCATTTACCTAAGTTAATATTGACCTCAATATTCTTCTAAGCGTGGTCAAGTTAATAACGATTTCTCTAATCTATGAAACATGGGTTAAGTAATGAGgatatttcttttctttaatcTTAAAACACGGGTGATGTTAATAATGTTTGATTTAGTATAAGGTTGTGAGTACTTAAAAGCTTATGGGTAGAGAGAGACGGGTTATTTGAGACCCCTAAAAAAACAAGAACTCCTCTCCATCCTTTAGGGATGGCAACGGGCCGGGTATGGGTTGGGTTTAAGTAATTCCGGACCCGGACCCGATTAAAAATCCCAGGCCCGGACCCGACGGGTTCCCGTTTACTTACTAACCATCGGGTAACGGCATGGGTGGAGCTAGTAGGGTGACTGGGGGTGCTTAGCCTCCGCCAACCATTCATGTTTTCCATTGCAAGACTAGCTCATAGTAGgggtgttgaaaataaccaaacccaaataacccgatcCAACCCGAATGAGTTTGGGtgaaatgggttgggttattcGGTTTACGGGTCGTCATTTGGGTTAACCAAAATAACCCAAAGCTTAATCGGTTTGGGTTACGGGTAAAAATTCAATaatttgggtcaacccaaataacccgaataagatgtttgtttcttttatatatactaatatataacacatcaaatttgtttaaagtatatattcttGAATATTAACGATAA
Coding sequences within:
- the LOC122594318 gene encoding signaling peptide TAXIMIN 1-like — translated: MCCCGGGDEDDCRCRPLGFLLGLPFAFVALILSVIGVIIWIVGLTLSCLCPCCFCVTVIIELALALIKAPFSVMKWFTEQIPC